The Candidatus Hydrogenedentota bacterium region GGGAAAAGCCAGCGCATGCAGGAGATTTTCAGCCTGATTCGCGAGTTGGCCGAAACCGACAGCACGGTGCTTATTTGTGGCGAGAGTGGGACGGGCAAGGAACTCGTGGCGGCGGCGTTGCACCATGCGAGTCCCCGGGCAAGTGGTCCTTTCCTGAAGGTGAACTGCGCCGCCCTTTCTGAGGACATCCTTGAAAGTGAGCTGTTCGGGCATGTGCGGGGAGCATTCACCGGCGCCATCAAGGACCGTGTTGGGCGCTTTGAGGCGGCCGACGGCGGGACCATACTCTTGGATGAAATAGGTGACATTTCCCCGCGCCTGCAACTGCGCCTCCTGCGTGTGTTGCAAGAGCGCGAATTTGAACGAGTTGGGTCATCTACACCTGTGCGTACAAATGTACGCGTAATTGCGTCAACTAACCAAGACCTGGAGGAGAAGATCCGGAGAGGTGAATTCCGTCAGGATCTCTACTACCGCCTGAATGTCGTGCGACTGCACTTGCCTCCGCTGCGCGAGCGCCGTCAGGACATTCCGCTTCTGGTCGACCATTTCCTGAGACGGCACAACAAAGTCTTCAAGCGGGAAGTGGCCGGCGCCGCTCCGGACACGATGGAGATCCTCATGACGTACCCGTGGCCGGGTAATGTGCGGGAATTGGAGAACTGTCTTGAGCGCGCCTTTATCGTGTGTCACGATTCTCATATTCTTCCCAAGCACCTGCCGCCAGAACTTCATCGTCACGCTGTACAACCGGCGGGAGGTGGGGATACGGCGTGGCGGACCGACGCCGGTGGATTGTCGGAGCGCGAGCAGATTATCGCGCTGCTAAAACAGACCGACTGGAACATGGCAAAGACCGCACGACATCTCGGGATTGCCCGCAACACCTTGTATCAAAAATTGAAGTCCTACCAGATATCGCGACCTCGAGACTAGTTCTAAATTGGGCACTTGTGTCATGATCAAATGTGTACTATGGGCTGGTCTGTCCAGACGGCTGTCTTGTCGCTAGCAGTGTAACATATTGTTTTATAAAGCTTTGTATAAGTTGAACAAAGGC contains the following coding sequences:
- a CDS encoding sigma 54-interacting transcriptional regulator → MARILLVEDESVLRLTFGEFLTQEGHEVLPAADYNQALSHLSNGNVDLVITDIILAGKTGVDLLRSVRERGIKCQVIMITGEPNVETAAEAVRLGAFDYLPKPVTRTALQRVTRLALEQKALADERDHYAKQMDIFRSDLEAIFNSVNEGIITVDANMSVRQVNPAAAGILGLPSCALSGKPFASIRDGFDSAREALEETLRTRNPVVDRRIELRRNRDDIRILLVSTMPLISSEAGAFKGAVMMIRDMTRLTRLEQQVEDSQQYRDMIGKSQRMQEIFSLIRELAETDSTVLICGESGTGKELVAAALHHASPRASGPFLKVNCAALSEDILESELFGHVRGAFTGAIKDRVGRFEAADGGTILLDEIGDISPRLQLRLLRVLQEREFERVGSSTPVRTNVRVIASTNQDLEEKIRRGEFRQDLYYRLNVVRLHLPPLRERRQDIPLLVDHFLRRHNKVFKREVAGAAPDTMEILMTYPWPGNVRELENCLERAFIVCHDSHILPKHLPPELHRHAVQPAGGGDTAWRTDAGGLSEREQIIALLKQTDWNMAKTARHLGIARNTLYQKLKSYQISRPRD